The genomic stretch ttatttcattttgtttgataaGTCTGAATAGGCtgcaaggcaaaaaaaataataatagaaaatcaAAGAATATGGCAGGGAAGCTTTGGTGCCGATGTTTCCTTTGAGCTTCACAAAATCTGATAAACTGCCTCAAAATATATCACATGAGCCATCAATGGTTGGGGCTGAAGACTgcaagtttgaaataaaaaataaaataataattgggATTCGGAGATTGCTTCAactctctctcatctcctcttgAGGCTACATTAGACACTACTAGCATAGCACACCCTAACTGTTGGCActcaagttgcattgtgggtaatgtttTCACATGCATGGAATAAAGATCTCTAGTTCTGTTGCATTGATTTTAATTCGTTCTTTTCTACTTTCCATCGTGAGTTCGACAATGCTATAAGagtgtgatgatgtcacacatCATCTGAAGTACTAACCTGTCCCTTCATCCTGGTCTCTGGTCTTATCTTCTGCCTCGGGACGTATCCTCTGTTCACCAGGATTGTGATGCTGCGGGAGAAGGTAGCAACGATCAGTCGGTGTTGGATGTAAGAGATGACTGTGAAGTTGATACTTTTAactacatgttttatttgtagtCCTACCCGAGGTCAGTACAGTGGAATGGAGTGATGACATTTGCGCCGGTCTCTCCACTTGAGGACAGCCTGCCCGCCTCTCTGGCCTCTTTCTCCGGGTCGACTGGTGAGCGTGGCAGAATGTACAGCTCCCGTGAGTGGTCGTACTGTCCGCGAACTGTCACCCTCCTGTACTCGAGGCTCTTCAGCTCATTAGGACTAAGATCCGGGGAAGAAAAATAGACAAGCAAATCTGCACATTAATAACAGAGATACCAACTTTGGGGGGGGACAAGGACAAGATATTTAAGTGCAATTTATTAAGGAAAGATAATCAATGCGGTTTACAACTTCACAACCGGAGAGGATAGCATgctttgaatgaatgaaacctTTCTTGCTTTGGGGAATTTGGTTTGCGCAAAGATCATAAAAGAACATGAGAGAAAGTCACCAACAATATAAGAGAGcacataatataataaagcATCATTGTTTTTGCAACTTGCAATAGgtaaaaaaagcagaaaggTTATCTTATGCCTCATGTAAACGTTTATTTTGACCATTGtattgattttaatattcaaagtCTGTTTTGCACACATAGGTGCCctttttaattagaaaaaacATGTTAGTCATGCTAacgttattttgttttttttaaatccttgaTTATATACATTCATTGTAAAGGAATTTGTTTCAGTATACAAGACAAAACTAATTGTGGACCTAATATTCAGCCAAGCGACTGGATTTCTTATAAAGCAACTTTATAAATCAGATTTCTTAAGGAGGGGGTATCGCTGCATTTAGTGGACTGCTATGAACAACCTGTCTTTGTGTGATCTGCTGTTTAATCCTAAATGGGTGtgtgagaataaaaataaattgacatcACAAGTACTTACTcgagaggaagaggaatggGTTCTGCAGTAGTGAGTCTAGCCAGCTCGTTTATCAGCTGCATTTTCCACTGACGCCGTTTCACcttcacagaaacaaaaaagtatCTTGAGTCCATCCAACAATGGAcaattttttggtttgtttgttttaatcaaaacGCAAAATGGAGATGCTGTACCTGCCATGTACCAAGGCCAAAGGTGGTGACAGGGATGATCAGCAGGAACCATTTGAAGAAAGAGTCTTCTGCTTTTCCTACTCCGGCTGCTGTGGAGCTCGACTGTCGCCCAAAGGTGATGAACTTACCTGgaaatgcacaataaacaagacaggaagtgatcacAGCACAGTGGACGCGTAAAACAAGAACGTACGGATGTTATGCCGTACATTTTTGCTCTCGAATATGAGAAGAGAAGTGACAGAAATGTTATCCAGTTAAGCATTACATGACAGAGAGTAAACCTGACACTGATGTGAATTGTTCAGTCTTATATAACATGCTGTATATAGATGCTATTACTGCTATTTCTTTCCCATATTCTTCAAAAATCTAAAGACAATTTGACCTTGAAAAATCATATCATATTGTTAGACAAACACCATAAACACAGATGATTTTGGGGGGATTATGCaccttttatttctgctttcttaaaaggAATTTAAAGCTTAATCTCTTTGCAATTCATAATGCCTTCTTTAATTTGTCTTCATCAACACTCCTGGACATTTGTCTCTTCATGGTATTACTAATTGCTTAGGACTGTTTGCAAAAAAGAGTCCAGTGTCATCATTGAGTTTATTAACATTTACCTTCTGCACGTTTGAAGAGTGGCAGTCTGGGCAGGAGGAAAGTCCTCTTGATGTAAACGACATGTGactgcaacaaaacacacaaatcagcTGAACAATCTGCAGACACTGAAAAGTGACATTCacatgacacaaaaataaaaacacacagatatgaaCACGTGGCTTACCTGTGGTCTGAGCGTCTGTAGCACCTTGGTGGAATAAACCAGCACTGATTTTAAAGAAGCCATTCTCTGTCAAAAAAGCATCCCCCCAAACACTGGATGAAACGGCCGTCTACGTAACAACCTGGTACATAACTTATCAGAAGGGGGACTCCTTTTGGTGTTACTACTTCCGGTATCGTGACGCTTCGCCCCAGGAAGTTACCCACGTGTGTTCATAAATGTGTTGATATGTTTCTAGCAGTAGGCTCCTCTCTTTAGTGCCTTtttttcagctgctttttttttttaatcatttgtcGACATGGATCTCGTCTCTAAGGACTCCTACATGCAGAAGTTTGCATGTAAAGCGTTTTCTCAACGAGACCAGGAGCCAAAGAAGAGACCGTTTGGTAAAGTTTCATCTTATTTACACCCTGTTCTGTGCTGTGACTGCAAACAGTTTGTTTGCTCTgtggttttttgttgttgtaatgatTGGAGAAAAGAACTTAAAGTAAATAGGTTTCATCAAACGAGGTTATTTCTGCTGTTGACCAAAGGGGGCGCTGCACTGTGTGAAAGCTGTGTTTCCTGATTTGTTTCAgactaaacatgttttttaaagctaaaataccatatatacatacatatacacacacacatatatatatatatatatatatatatatatatattagctttaaatactatatataaatatatatatgtgtatatatatgtgtgtgtatatatatatatgtatatgtgtgttacacacatatacatatatatatatacacacatatatatatatatacacacagtgtgtatatatatatatatgtgtgtatatatatatatatgcatcaAACGAGGTTATTTCTGCTGTTGACCAAAGGGGGCGCTGCACTGTGTGAAAGCTGTGTTTCCTGATTTGTTTCAgactaaacatgttttttaaagctaaaataccatatatacatacatatacacatacacatatatatattatatatatacacatatatatatatatatatatatatatatatatatatatatatatatatatatacacccatatatatatatatatatatatatatatatatatatatatatatatatatagccaagcatatatatatatatatatatatatatatatatatattttagctttaaatactatatataaatatatatatatgtatatatatatatatatggatattttcagctttaaatactatatataaatatatatgtgtgtatatatatgtatatgtgtatatatatgtatatgtgtgtatatatatataggtaggaagatatatatagagacacacatacatatatacatatatcatatattttttatatgtatatatatatatatgtgtatatgtgtgtatatatgtatatgtgtgtgtatatatatatatgtatatgtgtgtatgtatgtatgtatatatatatgtgtatgtatctatgtatatatgtgtatgtatgtatatatgtgtgtgtatgtatgtatatatatatgtgtatgtatgtatgtatgtatatatatatatatgtatatatatatatatatatatatatatatatatatatatatatatatatatatatatatatatatatatatgtatatatgtatatatgtatatatatatatatatatatatatatatatatatatatatgtatatatatatatatatatatatatatatatatatatatatatgtattttagctttaaaaaatattgattttatttaaaaaacattgaataaagaaAAGTTGGGAatcaaaaaaatacaacagcttttttaataatcaaaagaTTTTTGTTCAATAAAGCCTTAAACAGACGGAAAGGGGAGAAATATCACCAGTTTGAACATACTTAAGTGACACAAACCCCTCCAAGCTATTAAGGCTGGCATGAGCTTGACACATATTAGTTTGTGTGACGTGTTGTCACCGGTCACCTCAAGAAAAGTTCAGCCAAAGATATTAACTGCCTTTGGCTTTTTTTACCCTTAGACAATGAGTCAATAAGATCTCTGAGTTCTTTTAAGTTCCTAGGGTGTTCCCTCTAATCCCACGTGCAAATGTTTGGCGGTTAAATATTGGcctttaaatgttaatatatatgtgatcattaatacatttgtttatctgtgtgtgtgtgtgtgtgtgtgtgtgtagcttatTTCAAGGTTAAAAGTGACACTGGTCCcccgaagaagaagaaaaagtgtaagaagaaacatttgaaagaaAACGGCACTAATGAGAAGACACCTACTCCTAAATCCCAACAAAAGCCTTCACCCTCCACTGCAGCACAGAAAGGCCCAGCCACAGCAAAACTGAACGGGTCCACGACTCAGAGCATAAATGCATCTACAACTCAGACACCTAAAGGTACAGTAAGTGTATCCATTACTCAGTCTGTTCCTCATTGTTATTAAAAATGGTTCCTACAGTCActttttaatgccttttttaatgtattttttgtagaGTCCAACTTCTCCACAGTAGATGTACTCCGCAAGAGACTTCATGAGAAGATCGAAGAGTCCAGAGGGCAGGTATGCAGTATTTAAAGATGATGCAGATAAGGTTTAATAATGCTCTCCGTTAGTGACAATGTACCCAACGTTGTTTGAATTGGGCGGAGACGGTCAAATCAGCCTGTAACCATGTTGTTAAAACCACAAAGCAAGTCAGTATTTACTTAAACACTTACACATAGTTACTGAATGTTTACTTTTAGTACACATCTTAATACAAACGGATGCTAATCACGTCTTGAGGAAATGACAGTGTACGTCGGTTAAAGTTGAAAGTGCTGAGAGAAATTTAGTCTACACGACATAACTGGAGCGCAACTTTCATGTTTGGCTTTTTTAGTTGAATGGCCAGAagcatttatttaatagttatTTGCAACATGTTGCATAATTTTggactattattattatttttaggaGTGCACCAATAGCACTACTTCTCAGATGAAGTACAAGTACTCGCATTTGAGCACATGCTGATACCAAGTCCTGGTATGAGTACTCGATAATACCGTTGTAGTTAAAGAAGAAATATGTCCTGTAATGCACTTAATCTGGCCAGAGTCCATAACATGGTATATTCATGTTGTGGAactgcaaaacagaaaaagacccTCATCACATACTGTGCAGTAGTTAAACGAGGTTACGGTTAATTGCTGTTAGACTAACACGTTGCACATATCTGTTATCAGGGAGCCCCAAAGGATTCGGCATCAGAGGCCGTCCAGGCAAAGCGagcaaaaagaaagatggaacGGGAGcgcaagaagaggaagaggaaagagttCCGCTTGAAGAAAGCGGCCGAAGAAAGTGCCCAAGAGGCGCAGCCGGAGATTAAAAAGGAAGAAGTGCGTGCCCCGGTCGTGAGCAAAAGAAACGAAACCGCCATCGTCTTCAACAAGGTGGAGACGGTGGAAGAGGGATATTTAGAcaaaatgcagagaaagaagaacaagaagctGAGCATGAAGGGCCAGCTGACACCACTGACGGGGAAGAACTACAAGCAGCTGCTCACTCGCGTTGAGGCTCGCAAAGCAAAGCTAGAAGAGCTGAGGGAGAAGGACGAGGGGAAGGCCCgcgagatggaggagaagatgaagtgGACCAACGTGCTCTACAAGGCGGAGGGCCTCCACATCAAAGACGACGAGAACATGCTGCGCTCCTcgctgaagaagaaggagaagaggcgCGATCAGAGGAAGAAGCAGTGGAGCGAGCGGAGCGAGAACGTCATAGAGAAGATGCAGCATCGCCAGGACAAGAGACGCAAGAACCTCCAGAGAAGCCAGCATGCCAAGGccgagaagaagaaggacaggGCGAGGAAGAGAGGCAGAGTGCTGCCCGAGGACTTGAAAAAAGCGACACTGTAGAGGAGGACTGTGTGTTATGTTGCCTTTTACGACACAAAAACATAggcaatgttttaatgtttaaagtaaaTCTCCTTTTATGGCagtatgatttatttacattgatATGAAAGCGCAGCTGCACGAATTGTACCTTTATACCCTGTCGAGgagtaatatgtgtgtgtaatggtcAATAAAATGTGATCTTTATGATGAACATGAATGAGGACTCCTatttttgaaattatttgttttaccaAATTTCATGTGACGATTAAGGGAGTAGCACGACATTGAGAAGACTGATACTATTAAAATATTCTCAatctacagtgggtacggaaagtattcagacccctttaaatttttcaccctttgtttcattgcagccatttgctaaaatcgaaaaagttcattttttttcacattaatgtacactcagcaacccatcttgacagaaaaaaacagaaatgtagaaatctttgcaaatttattaaaaaagaaaaactgaaatatcacatggtcataagtattcagaccctttgctgtgacactcatatttaactcacatgctgtccatttcttctgatcctccttgagatggttctactccttcattggagtccagctgtgtttaattaaactgattggacttgattaggaaaggcacacacctgtctatataagaccttacagctcacagtgcatgtcagaacaaatgagaatcatgaggtcgaaggaactgcccaaggagctcagagacagaattgtggcaaggcacagatctggccaaggttacaaaagaatttctgcagcactcaaggttcctaagagcacagtggcctccataatccttaaatggaagaagtatgggatgaccagaactcttcctagacctggccgtccagccaaactgagcaatcgtggtgagagaggtaaagaagaacccaaagatcactgtggctgagctccagagatgcagtagggagatgggagaaagttccacaaagtcaactatcactgcagccctccaccagtcggggctttatggcagagtggcccgacggaagcctctcctcagtgcaagacatatgaaagcccgcatagagtttgccaaagaacacatggaggactcccaaactatgagaaataagattctctggtctgatgagaccaagattgaactttttggcgttaattctaagcggtatgtgtggagaaaaccaggcactgctcatcacctgcccaatacaatcccaacagtgaaacatggtggtggcagcatcatgctatgggggtgtttttcagctgcagggacaggacgactggttgcaattgaaggaaagatgaatgcggccaagtacagagatatcctggaagaaaacctcctccagagtgctcaggacctcagactgggccgaaggttcaccttccaacaaaacaatgacccgaagcacacagctaaaataacaaaggagtggcttcggaacaagtctgtgaccattcttgactggcccagccagagccctgacctaaacccaattgagcatctctggagagacctgaaaatggctgtccaccaacgttcaccatccaacctgacagaactggagaggatctgcaaggaagaatggcagaggatccccaaatccaggtgtgagaaacttgttgcatcattcccaagaagactcatggctgtactagctcaaaagggtgcttctactcaatactgagcaaagggtctgaatacttatgaccatgtgatatttcagtttttcttttttaataaatttgcaaaaatttctacatttctgtttt from Anoplopoma fimbria isolate UVic2021 breed Golden Eagle Sablefish chromosome 14, Afim_UVic_2022, whole genome shotgun sequence encodes the following:
- the LOC129102380 gene encoding surfeit locus protein 1 produces the protein MASLKSVLVYSTKVLQTLRPQSHVVYIKRTFLLPRLPLFKRAEGKFITFGRQSSSTAAGVGKAEDSFFKWFLLIIPVTTFGLGTWQVKRRQWKMQLINELARLTTAEPIPLPLDPNELKSLEYRRVTVRGQYDHSRELYILPRSPVDPEKEAREAGRLSSSGETGANVITPFHCTDLGITILVNRGYVPRQKIRPETRMKGQVEGEVEVVGVVRLTEDRKPFVPNNDVERNRWHYRDLEAMGSVTGAEPIFIDADFGSTTPGGPIGGQTRVTLRNEHMQYMVTWYGLCAATSYMWYAKFIKKMV
- the surf6 gene encoding surfeit locus protein 6 — translated: MDLVSKDSYMQKFACKAFSQRDQEPKKRPFAYFKVKSDTGPPKKKKKCKKKHLKENGTNEKTPTPKSQQKPSPSTAAQKGPATAKLNGSTTQSINASTTQTPKESNFSTVDVLRKRLHEKIEESRGQGAPKDSASEAVQAKRAKRKMERERKKRKRKEFRLKKAAEESAQEAQPEIKKEEVRAPVVSKRNETAIVFNKVETVEEGYLDKMQRKKNKKLSMKGQLTPLTGKNYKQLLTRVEARKAKLEELREKDEGKAREMEEKMKWTNVLYKAEGLHIKDDENMLRSSLKKKEKRRDQRKKQWSERSENVIEKMQHRQDKRRKNLQRSQHAKAEKKKDRARKRGRVLPEDLKKATL